CTGGTTTCGGCAAGCGGGTCTGGCGCTCGGGAACTCCATCTGGGCATCGAGTCTGGTGTTGGCTGGCTTCATGGGCGGCCTGGCGATCGGAAACGCCGTCATGGCCCGCTTCGGGCATCGCGTGCGCCGCCCCGTTGCGCTCTACGCGGGCCTCGAGTTGGCGATCGCCATCACGGGGATTTCTCTCGTCCACCTGTTTCCGATGCTGTCTCCGCTTCTCGCTCCGATTCTGCGCCCCGTGCTCGACGTGCCCCTTGCCGTAAACATGATTCGGCTCGGGAGCGCCTTCCTGCTCCTGCTCGTGCCGTCCGCGGCGATGGGGGCGACGCTGCCTCTACTCGTCGCCGCCGTGCACCGACGCCAGCGCCAGTTCGGACGTGCCCTCGGCCTTCTCTACGGCTGGAACACGCTTGGCGCTGTCGTTGGCGTCATTTTCGGCGAAGTGGTCTTGATCGATCAACTCGGAATCCGAACGACGGCCTGGGTTGCGGGTGGAGTGAATCTCCTGGCGGCAGGGCTCGCATGGATGGTGTCACGACGCCTCGACGTTGCCGGCGAAAGCGCGATCAGCGCTCCCTCGACCCCCATCCCGCGACGAGCGCTCTGGTTCCTCGTCGCGGCATTCGTGGCGGGAGGCTGCTTGCTGGGCCTAGAGGTGGCGTGGTTTCGGTTCCTTGTACTCTTCGTCCATGGCACCAGCCTGACCTTTGCGGTCATGCTAGGCGTGGTGCTTCTCGGGATCGGGCTTGGGGGCCTGTTGGGCTCGCGCTGGCTCGCTTTCCGACGGGAGGCCTATCGAGACGCGGTAGGACTCGTCCTGCTCTGCGGCGCCGCCGTCGTCGCAACCTATGCGGGTTTCACGTACGTACTCGCCGCAAATCCTCCGAAGAACGTGTTCGGCTTCGCGGTCTTCACCTACGCCCTGCCCTTGATGCTGCCCGTCGCCCTTCTCTCGGGAATGCTCTTCACCCTTCTCGGTGAAGCGTTCGAAGCCGCCGCTCCGGCGGAGACCCGCTCTGCCGGGTTGTTGACGCTTGCGAATACCACCGGTGCGATGCTGGGGCCCCTGATCGTCGCTTTCGGGCTGCTTCCATCGTTGGGCATCGAGCGTTCGATCCAGTTGCTTGCCGCTGGCTACGGCCTGGCCGGGCTCTGTGTCTGGTTGGCTACTGAATCGTCGCCGGGGCGAATCGGTCGGGTGCTGGCCTTTGGTTGTGCCGCCGTCTTCGCCTCGGCGATGTTCATCTTTCCGACTGGGCGAATGGCGAATGACTACCTGCGGTATCCCATCGAGAACGTTCCAAGCAAGGCAAAGTTCGAGCTCGTCGAACTTCGCGAGGGGCTGACCGAGACGGTCATCTACCTGAAGCGAGAACTCTACGGCCATCCGCTCTACTACCGGATGCATACCAACAACTTTGGCATGTCGGGCACCTCCCTGTTCGCGCAGCGCTACATGAAGCTCTTCGTCTACTTGCCTGTCGCCTTGCGTCCGGAGCCGCGTGACGCGCTGCTCATCAGCTACGGCGTAGGCATGACGGCCAAAGCCCTCACGGAGACGAGAAGTCTCGAGCGGATCGATGTCGTCGACATCTCGCGGGACATCCTGGAAATGAACCGGATCGTCTATCCGGATCCCAAGGACTATCCACTCGGGGATCCGCGCGTTTCGGTGCATATCGAAGACGGCCGACACTTCCTGCAGACGACCGACCGCCGCTACGACCTGATCACCGCGGAGCCGCCTCCGCCGCGAATTGCGGGCGTGATGAGTCTCTTCACGCGGCAATTCTTCAAGCTTGCCTACGATCGTCTCAACCCGGACGGGATGTTCTCCTACTGGCTACCGGTCCACAACCTGACGGTCGCAGAGCGGGACGCCATCATCAGCGCATTCTGCGAGACGTTCGAAGATTGCACCCTTTGGTCAGGGGCGAAATTCGACTGGATCCTGTTGGGCAGCCGCGGTGGTGTGCCACCGGTCGATGAGGCGGGTTTTCGCAAGCAGTGGCAGGATCCGGTGGTTTCGGCACGCCTTCGGCAAATCGGTATCGAGTTGCCCGAGCAACTGGGTGCCCTCTTCATGGTCGATACGCCTGAACTCCAGGCGATACGCCGCGATACACCGCCGTTCGATGATGATCGGCCGGGCCAGCTAGGCCGTGAGATGGTCGTGGTAGGCCAGGTTGGCCAGGACCATAGACCTCTTCTGGAAATCGAGGCGGGGCGCAGGGCATTCTCGAAGAGCGAATTCGTCCGGCACCACTGGCCGTCACGTCTCCGCGAGGAGACCGACGCCTGGTTTCCCTATCGGCAGTACGCCCATCGACGATTTTTCGGCAACAGGAAGGGGATGCTGCAGCGGATTCCAGAGCTCCACCAACTGCTCATCGAAACATCGCTCGAGACGAATCTGCTCTGGCTGCTGGGCACGAGTGTGGATGCTGTCGAGTGCAGTCGAGCCGCCCGCGAAGACGGGAACCACGATGCTCGAATCGACATGGCATTGGCCATCGAGGCCATGGCGAGCCGTCGATTCGAAGAAGCAGCCGAGCAATTCGAACTTGCACGGCGAAGGAATCGAGCAATGCGAGATGCGCTCTACTTACAGATCTTCGCATTGGAGATGGCGGGCCAGCATGAGAAGGCGGTGGAGCTGGCCCGAGAACAACTCCGGCCGAAACGATTGGAACGCGAGGCGCGATACATGGACTTCCTTGAACTCACGTTCGGGCGCGGATAGGCCGCGAAGTCTCCAGCATGCCCGCCGACGGACCCGAGCAAGTCGTAGAGCAGGTCCCCGCACCGGCATCCGCCGGGGACGGGAGCAACCCGAAATCCGTCTGGGTCGCGGCCGGTGTCGTCTTCACCGGCACGCTGGTGCTGGCGCTCCCCCAGGTACTTGCCCGCTGGACCCTGCTGCCCGATGCGGTGGAGCATCTGGGGATCGCCCACAGTTGGCTCTCGGGGGCGGGGTTCGTCGACCCGCTGATCTACTCGTACTATCTCGCAGATTTCCAGGTCCCGCTTCCTGGGTTCGTGGTACGTGCTCCGGTGATTTCGTGGCTGTTGGCCATTCCCCTTTCGCTGGGTGCCACGATCCCGACCGTTTCCCAACTCCACGTCGTCTTTGCCAGCGCCATCGGGGCGTCGGTGCTGCTGTTGGCGAATCGGCGCATGCCCCTTCCCGTCGCCCTGGCGCTCAGCCTCGGTTTCGCCTGGTGCTTTCGTTGGGTGAGCGCGAGCCAGAACCTGTTGACCGAAGCCGTCGGAGTGGGGGTCCTGTTGCTCTTGTTCGCCCACTCCGGGCGCGCCGTGGCGAGCGTTCGATCGGCTCTGGTGATGAGCGGCCTGCTGCTGTTGGCCTGGCTGGCCCGGCCCAACCTCGTCCTCGTTCTCGTGGCCCTCGGCCTCGCGGTGCTGCTGGAGAAGGGCTTCCGGGGAACCCTTCGCTCCCGCCCCATGTGGGTGCTGGTGGGAAGCTTCTTCCTTCTCCAGAGCGTCGTTGGCTGGGCGTATGGCGAGGTCACCGGAATCCGCCCCTACGCCCACTACGGAGTCCTGCTCGAGACGTTCTACGCCCGGGATGCGGCGTTCTACCAGAAGGTCTATGTGGGGTGGCTGTCCTATCTGACCCAGAATTTCGACAGCATCGTCGTGAGCCTCCTCGCCAACGCGAAAGAGGTGTTCCGGGCGCTGTTCGTGGCGTCGGACTACCACTTCGTGGGTTGGCTCGGCGTGCCCGGGTTGATCTACGCGTTCCGAAAACGAGGAGAGGGAGATCTCGAGCGGCGAGTGGTGGCCTTCTCGGCCATGGGCTTCGCGGCGGTTCTGTTGCTCAGTTGGGGGACCAACGACCCCTATCGGCTCGCGCTCTTCCTCGGCCTATGTGGCTGGCTGCTTGCTGGCGACCTGCTCGCGGATTGCAGCGATTGGCTGGCGGCGAGGCCGTGGATGTCGCCACCGGGGATCCGAACCCTCCGCCTTGCCCCTGTCGCCATCGTGGTGGCGGTGTTCGCGTTCTCCCAGAGCGGGCAGCTCCAGCTGCGACTCTCCGCAAACCACTGGCAGGCATTTCGCGAGCACGGGACGCAGCCGACCAACGCAGCGGACGATCGAAATGCGCGTCGCCTTTGCGCCAAGATGGATCGGGATGCTCGAGTCGCTTCGCTGAATCCCTGGGCCCTCTACCTTTGGTGCGGCAACGCGGGAGTCTGGGTCCCTCGTGATCTCGACTCGGCCGCCCTGGTGGAGCGGTATCTCGATGAGCAGGATCTCGGCTACCTGGTCGTCGATGACCAGCCCCTGTATGCCTTCGTCCGTTCCTCGCCGCACCTGGAAGAAGTGGCGCGCGCGTCGACGCTCCGCCTGTTCCGCGTGCGCGACCCCACGCCCGAGAGCCGGCCCTGGAAGGCTCCGCCGGCTTTGGCGAACCTCGGCAACCCGTAGTCAGTCGGGGCCCGGTCGTCGAATCCACTGTACGTTCATGAGCAATCGGGCTGGCTGGCGCCGGAGGGTGGGAGTTCGCATGGCTTCGGATCAAGGGGGCGCCGGGTTCGCTCGTCGCACGCGACGGGGGGTGCGTCCCGTTGCGTTGGCGGTCCTCCTCTTCATGGGGGGCTGCTCCGGGTCGTCGCCTGAAGGCCTCATCCTGATCAGTGTCGATACCCTGCGGGCGGATCGCCTGGGTGCCTACGGGAGTGAGTTGGGGCTGACGCCCCATCTCGATTCGCTCGCGAGCGAGAGCCTGGTCGTCCGGAACGCCTTTGCCCCGGCACCTTTCACACTTCCCTCTGTCAGCGCCATGCTTACCGGCCGCTATCCGGACGAGCTCGGGATTCGGAACAACACCGCTGTCCTCCCCCAGGAGGTGCCGACCCTGGCCGCCTGGCTAGGGAAACGCGGTTGGCGTTCCGCCGCGGTCGTCAGCAACTTCGTCCTTCGGAAGAAGACGAAGCTCGATCGCGGCTTCGATTACTACGATGCTGCGATGCGATCCCGTGAGCGGGTGAGGGGGCTTCCGGAGCGCAGTGCCGATGCAACGACCGCCTCCGCGCTTCGGCTGCTCGATCTGATGTCCGGTCGAGGAAGCGGTCCGATGTTCCTCTGGGTGCACTACCAGGATCCCCACGGCCCGTATACGGCACCGGCAGAGTGGGAGGCCCCGGCGGGCCCGCCGCCGCCGGGCGTGGAGGATCGGTTGCTGCCCTCCTCCGCGGACGACCGGGGCGTGGGTTCGCTTCCCCGATACCAGGCACTCGATGAGCGCCGCGATTCCGCTTCCTACCGAGCCGCGTATCACGCCGAGATCCGATTCATGGACGAGCAGGTGGGGAGACTCCTCGAAGGCATCGATCGCCGCGGCCTGCTCGACGATTCGGTGGTGATCTTCACGGCAGACCACGGGGAGAGCCTCGGTGAGAGCGACCGCTGGTTCGCTCATGGCGAAGCTCTCGGCGCGGCGGAAACGGCCGTCCCGTTGTTCCTCCGGATCCCGGGCGGTGAGGTAGGTGAGGTGCAACGTCTGGGTTCGCCCATCGACGTCTTTCCGACGGCACTTGCTGCGCTCGGTATCGAGGCTCCGGATCACCTCTCGGGCGAGAATTTGTTGGATGGGAACGAGCGGGAAGCGCAACGAACGCTCTGGCTTTCCAACCTGACGGTCGGTCCGGTCCGCCGGCAGGCGCTGCTCTCGGATGGCATCCGATACGTCGTGATCCGGCGGAGCGGTGGAGAGGTGGAGGAGCTGGCATGGCTGGGTGACGCCCCGGATCCCGACGCCGTGATTCCACCGGAGCGGCAATCCTCGTTGCGCGACACGTTTCATGAACTACGGGATCGGTTGGGAGCACCGCGCCCCGAGAAGCAGCAGGACCTGACGCGGGAGGAGTGCCAGAATCTTCGTGCGCTCGGCTACCTGATCGATACCCCCTGCGATGAGCTACCCGCGACGCCCTGAGGGCTCTCGACATCCAGGTGGTGAGAGACCCGTTCCTTCGTTCCGCCGATGCGCCCGTCAGATATAGTCTCGCTGATGCTGCCCACTGGCCTGACCCGCCGAGAGCTTCTCACGCTGACGGCGAAGCTTGGCGTCGCCGGGAGCGTCGGCGCTGCGGCCCTCTGGCGAGGGCGCGAATGGCTTCGTCGTCGAGATCCGGTTCCTGTGCTCGTGATCGGGAGCGGGGCCGCCGGGATTGCCTCTTGTCTCGCGCTGCTCGAACGGGGCTTGCCCGTCGCGATGATGGAGGCTGGCCTCGACGACGCCAGCGGGAACGACGCCAACGGCGAAACCTATCACTCGACCGGAACCACGCCGTTCCCATGGCACCGAACTCGCAGGGTCGGGGGCAAGTTGACGGAGTGGCTGGCGCATTGCCCGCGGTTCAGCGCAGCAGACTTCGACGGCGAGAAGCAGGAGGGCTTTCGGTGGCCCATTCGCTACGAAGAGCTCGCCCCCTACTACACCCGCATCGAGCGGATTCTGGGTGTGGTGGGAGAAGCATCGGGCGAGGCGGACCTCCCGGACGGCGAGTACCCGGGAGCGTTCCGGAGGCGGGCGTACGAAGAGGGGTTCGGCCGTCGCCTGGCGGATCGGGGGCTTCTTCTCACGCAGGGACGCTATGCGGTCTACCCCGACGCGATGGCTCTTTCGCAACTCGGAACGACCCCGTTGACGCGGAATCCCTCCCTCGAGGGCGAACCGGGTTTCTTCAGGCCGGCAGCTACCTTCAGCGATGTCCTGCTCCCCAACCCGTTGTTCTCGCTCATGCTTGGCGCCCAGGCGCTGCGCGTCGAGGTCGATCCCGTCTCGAATCGCCCGGAGGCGGTGACGTATCTCGACCGCGCGACCGGCCGCCAGGAATCGCTGCGCGTCGGCTCGGTCGTCCTGGCGGTGGGTTGTCTGGAATCGACGAAGCTACTGCTTCATTCCACATCGGAGCGTCATCCGGCGGGGCTCGGGAATGGATCGGGGACGTTGGGGCACTACCTCATGGACCATCCGCAGGGAGGCATCGTCGTCCAGGTTCCAAAGAGCGTGGATGTGAGCGAGCTCGACGATGGCGGTATTCCGCGAGCCTTGCCCTTCGGTTCCTATCTTCACGCCTACACTCGCGCTGCACTTCGCGAAGCGCCGGAGCTGGCCGGGATGTTCAGCTTCCAGGCGCATGGCTACCGGACCGAAGGAAAGACCCTTCTGGGCCTCTACGGGATGGCGGTGATGGAGCCGCGGGTGGAGAACCGTATTCGCCTGACGGGCGAGCTGACCGACTCCGGCGTTCCCATCCCCGAGATCACGCTTGGCTTTACAGCGGAGGATCTGTCACGGCACGCCAAGATGATGCACGCGGCCGAAGAGCTACTCGAGGAATTCGACCCGATCCGGGAGATCAACCGCTTCTCGAAACCTTCCAGCATCCACTACGCGGGGACCTGTCGAATGGGCCAGGACCCGGAGACGAGCATGTGCGACGCCTTCGGCGCGTTGCACGAGATGCCTCGTGTGCACGTGGCGGACGCCAGCGTCTTCGTGAGCCTTCCGGAAAAGAATCCCACCCTCACGTTGATGGCACTGGCATGGCGCTCCGCAGAGCAACTCGCCAGGAAGCTGGGTTCGCCTGAGTAAGTCAACCAGCGGGGACGGGGTTTACAATTGACTTTTCGAAGGGCTCCGCCCTTCGAAAAGTCAATTGTAAACCCCGTCCCCGCTAGTTGACTTACTCGACGTATCCGAGGGCTTCCAGGGCCTCGCGATCTTCGGGCGAGAGCGGGGCCTCGTTTGGGTCCGCGTCGTGCTGGCGGCGGCGCTCTTCGAGACGGCTGGCGAGTTCGCGCGCCTTCTCGGGGCGGGAACTCGCCAGGTTTCGCTGCTCCCCGCGATCGGCCTCGAGATCGAAGAGTTCCCGCGTCTTCAGCAGGTCTCCCTCGATGTATTTCCATCGGCCCTGGCGGATACCGGATTGGCTGCCATTCACATACAGGCGGCCCATGTCCGCAACCCAGGCGCTGTCGTAGGTGCGTCGGTGGAGGTAGATCGGCCTTTCCGGATCGAGGTCGGCCTCTCCCCGGGCGGCCAGCGCCAGGCTCTCGCCTTCGAGGCCGCGGGGGGGCTCGATGCCGAGCAGCTCGAGCGCGGTGGGAGCGATGTCGATGGCTGCGACCGGGCCGGAGACGCTGTGCCCCCGCGGGAGTCGTCCGGGCCAACGCATCAACAACGGCACCCGCACCGATTCCTCGTAGAGATGCACCGCGTGGCCGAGCATGCCGTGCTTCATCAGCCCTTCGCCGTGGTCGCCGGTGACGATGACGAGGGTGGCGTCGTCGAGCCCGAGATCCTCGAGGCCCCGGAGCAAGGTGCCCACGGCGTTGTCCACGAAGGCAAGCTCTCCGTCGTAGCGCGCGACGACCTTCTCCAGCTGGCCCGCGCTGGCCGGCAGCTTTTCCACGAAGCGCGAGTCGAAGGGCTCCGGCGGCGTGTAGGGGAGATGCGGATCGAAGTAGTGGACGAACAGGAAGAAGGGAAGGGTGGGGTCCCGTTCCTCGCGTAGCCATCGCAGCGCGTGCTCGGTGGTGTGGTCCCCACGCCGATCGAAGCTCCCTGGGACCGCATGGCCTTCCCATTCCGCGAGGGTCGCCGTGGCCTCCTCCGGCGCGAACGCATCGTCATAGTGATCGAAGCCCTGGGCCAGGCCGAACTTGGCGTTCAGGACGAAGGAGCTCACCACGGCGGCGGTCTGGAAGCCCTCGCCCTTCAGCCGCTCGGCCAGCGTTTCGCGCCCATCGGCCAGGCTCAGCCCGTTCTTCAGGACGCCATGCCGTGCAGGGTGGAGCGAGGTGAAAAGTGTCGCGTGCGAGGGGCCGGTGGAGGCGCTCGCCGAGTAGGCGGAGGTGAAACGGACCCCTCGCTCTGCCAGGGTCTCCAGCGCGGGGCTGGTGGGCCGCGGGTAGCCGTAGGCCGAGAGGTGATCGCTACGCGTGGTATCGAGGCTGATCAGGAGCAGGGCCGGCGGCCCCGAGCTTCCCGATGGCGAGCAGGAAGTGAGCAGGAACAGCAGCGTCGAGAGAAAGCAGGCCGGCCGTCGGAGCATCGGCCCCGAGTATCGCATGCCCGGCACGAGGGCCAAGCAGCCAGTGGCCCTCAAAAGAGAAGGGCGGCCACCCCAGGGGGTGACCGCCCTCGACTCAGTCGAAGAAACTAGTAGCGGTTGCTACGCGTTCTTCTGCTTCTTCCGGCCGAGCAGTCCGAGGCCGAGGATGCCGGATCCCAGCAGCAGCAGGGTTCCGGGCTCGGGGACGAACGTCAGGGTCATGGACACGAAGAGCGGGAACGGCCCACCCAGGGTGCTCATGAGGCC
The bacterium genome window above contains:
- a CDS encoding spermidine synthase; protein product: MSSILCVIFFLSGAAALTFEQLWFRQAGLALGNSIWASSLVLAGFMGGLAIGNAVMARFGHRVRRPVALYAGLELAIAITGISLVHLFPMLSPLLAPILRPVLDVPLAVNMIRLGSAFLLLLVPSAAMGATLPLLVAAVHRRQRQFGRALGLLYGWNTLGAVVGVIFGEVVLIDQLGIRTTAWVAGGVNLLAAGLAWMVSRRLDVAGESAISAPSTPIPRRALWFLVAAFVAGGCLLGLEVAWFRFLVLFVHGTSLTFAVMLGVVLLGIGLGGLLGSRWLAFRREAYRDAVGLVLLCGAAVVATYAGFTYVLAANPPKNVFGFAVFTYALPLMLPVALLSGMLFTLLGEAFEAAAPAETRSAGLLTLANTTGAMLGPLIVAFGLLPSLGIERSIQLLAAGYGLAGLCVWLATESSPGRIGRVLAFGCAAVFASAMFIFPTGRMANDYLRYPIENVPSKAKFELVELREGLTETVIYLKRELYGHPLYYRMHTNNFGMSGTSLFAQRYMKLFVYLPVALRPEPRDALLISYGVGMTAKALTETRSLERIDVVDISRDILEMNRIVYPDPKDYPLGDPRVSVHIEDGRHFLQTTDRRYDLITAEPPPPRIAGVMSLFTRQFFKLAYDRLNPDGMFSYWLPVHNLTVAERDAIISAFCETFEDCTLWSGAKFDWILLGSRGGVPPVDEAGFRKQWQDPVVSARLRQIGIELPEQLGALFMVDTPELQAIRRDTPPFDDDRPGQLGREMVVVGQVGQDHRPLLEIEAGRRAFSKSEFVRHHWPSRLREETDAWFPYRQYAHRRFFGNRKGMLQRIPELHQLLIETSLETNLLWLLGTSVDAVECSRAAREDGNHDARIDMALAIEAMASRRFEEAAEQFELARRRNRAMRDALYLQIFALEMAGQHEKAVELAREQLRPKRLEREARYMDFLELTFGRG
- a CDS encoding sulfatase, translating into MSNRAGWRRRVGVRMASDQGGAGFARRTRRGVRPVALAVLLFMGGCSGSSPEGLILISVDTLRADRLGAYGSELGLTPHLDSLASESLVVRNAFAPAPFTLPSVSAMLTGRYPDELGIRNNTAVLPQEVPTLAAWLGKRGWRSAAVVSNFVLRKKTKLDRGFDYYDAAMRSRERVRGLPERSADATTASALRLLDLMSGRGSGPMFLWVHYQDPHGPYTAPAEWEAPAGPPPPGVEDRLLPSSADDRGVGSLPRYQALDERRDSASYRAAYHAEIRFMDEQVGRLLEGIDRRGLLDDSVVIFTADHGESLGESDRWFAHGEALGAAETAVPLFLRIPGGEVGEVQRLGSPIDVFPTALAALGIEAPDHLSGENLLDGNEREAQRTLWLSNLTVGPVRRQALLSDGIRYVVIRRSGGEVEELAWLGDAPDPDAVIPPERQSSLRDTFHELRDRLGAPRPEKQQDLTREECQNLRALGYLIDTPCDELPATP
- a CDS encoding GMC family oxidoreductase, which gives rise to MLPTGLTRRELLTLTAKLGVAGSVGAAALWRGREWLRRRDPVPVLVIGSGAAGIASCLALLERGLPVAMMEAGLDDASGNDANGETYHSTGTTPFPWHRTRRVGGKLTEWLAHCPRFSAADFDGEKQEGFRWPIRYEELAPYYTRIERILGVVGEASGEADLPDGEYPGAFRRRAYEEGFGRRLADRGLLLTQGRYAVYPDAMALSQLGTTPLTRNPSLEGEPGFFRPAATFSDVLLPNPLFSLMLGAQALRVEVDPVSNRPEAVTYLDRATGRQESLRVGSVVLAVGCLESTKLLLHSTSERHPAGLGNGSGTLGHYLMDHPQGGIVVQVPKSVDVSELDDGGIPRALPFGSYLHAYTRAALREAPELAGMFSFQAHGYRTEGKTLLGLYGMAVMEPRVENRIRLTGELTDSGVPIPEITLGFTAEDLSRHAKMMHAAEELLEEFDPIREINRFSKPSSIHYAGTCRMGQDPETSMCDAFGALHEMPRVHVADASVFVSLPEKNPTLTLMALAWRSAEQLARKLGSPE
- a CDS encoding sulfatase-like hydrolase/transferase is translated as MLRRPACFLSTLLFLLTSCSPSGSSGPPALLLISLDTTRSDHLSAYGYPRPTSPALETLAERGVRFTSAYSASASTGPSHATLFTSLHPARHGVLKNGLSLADGRETLAERLKGEGFQTAAVVSSFVLNAKFGLAQGFDHYDDAFAPEEATATLAEWEGHAVPGSFDRRGDHTTEHALRWLREERDPTLPFFLFVHYFDPHLPYTPPEPFDSRFVEKLPASAGQLEKVVARYDGELAFVDNAVGTLLRGLEDLGLDDATLVIVTGDHGEGLMKHGMLGHAVHLYEESVRVPLLMRWPGRLPRGHSVSGPVAAIDIAPTALELLGIEPPRGLEGESLALAARGEADLDPERPIYLHRRTYDSAWVADMGRLYVNGSQSGIRQGRWKYIEGDLLKTRELFDLEADRGEQRNLASSRPEKARELASRLEERRRQHDADPNEAPLSPEDREALEALGYVE